From Amycolatopsis sp. YIM 10, the proteins below share one genomic window:
- a CDS encoding acylphosphatase, giving the protein MGFADVGHDGFVSEEQEAVRLTAWVHGQVQGVGFRWWTRSRALELGLVGSAGNLADGRVEVVAEGRRDHCERLLAALRSGGSPGRVDTVVERWSTPRGGLTTFVER; this is encoded by the coding sequence ATGGGATTTGCCGACGTAGGGCACGATGGGTTCGTGAGCGAGGAACAGGAGGCCGTGCGCCTCACCGCATGGGTGCACGGGCAGGTCCAGGGGGTCGGTTTCCGCTGGTGGACGCGCAGCCGCGCGCTGGAACTCGGCCTGGTCGGCAGCGCTGGGAACCTGGCCGACGGTCGTGTCGAGGTGGTAGCGGAGGGTAGGCGGGACCACTGTGAGCGGCTCCTGGCCGCCCTTCGGTCCGGTGGGTCACCCGGTCGAGTGGACACGGTGGTGGAGCGCTGGAGCACTCCGCGTGGTGGCCTGACCACCTTCGTCGAACGCTGA